A single region of the Acidobacteriota bacterium genome encodes:
- a CDS encoding alanine/glycine:cation symporter family protein, with amino-acid sequence MLASLERFLEVVVGYAWGMPLVVLLIGSGAFFCLYVRLRPLLHMGHATAVTLGKYDSPDDPGHISHFQALSTALAATIGVGNIGGVAIAVTQGGAGAVFWMWVAAVVGMGTKFFSCTLSQIYRGRDERGALLGGTMYTIELGLGKKFRPLAIMFCTFGLFGCLPMFQSNQVAELLNAQFGLDPILTGVGCVALVALVAFGGVERIGAVTGRFVPVMCVLYLGMALCVLFVRSDIAVEVFGRIFREAFTGTAAAGGAMGIGFQQAMMIGVRRAAFSNEAGLGTAPLAHGAARTNEPVREGLVAMLGPFIDTIVVCSLTAFVILSSGLETVGDITGVSLTADAVESALGAPGRALLVLIVMMFAISTMVSYSYYGKRCFAYLFGAKRDGLYTWFYLLGIFVGAWWSASMVINMIDTALAMMAVPNLIATLLLAPKVKAAATGYFNRLRAERRGLS; translated from the coding sequence ATGCTGGCCTCGCTCGAGCGGTTCCTGGAAGTCGTCGTCGGCTACGCCTGGGGCATGCCCCTGGTCGTCCTGTTGATCGGGTCCGGCGCTTTCTTCTGCCTCTACGTCCGCCTGCGGCCGCTGCTCCACATGGGACACGCCACTGCGGTGACGCTCGGGAAGTACGACTCGCCGGACGATCCGGGGCACATCAGCCACTTCCAGGCCCTGTCGACGGCGCTGGCGGCCACGATCGGGGTCGGCAACATCGGCGGCGTCGCGATCGCGGTCACCCAGGGCGGCGCCGGAGCCGTGTTCTGGATGTGGGTGGCGGCCGTCGTCGGCATGGGCACCAAGTTCTTCTCCTGCACGCTGTCCCAGATCTACCGCGGCCGGGACGAACGGGGCGCGCTCCTCGGCGGCACGATGTACACGATCGAACTCGGCCTGGGGAAGAAGTTCCGGCCGCTGGCGATCATGTTCTGCACCTTCGGCCTCTTCGGCTGCCTGCCGATGTTCCAGAGCAACCAGGTGGCGGAACTCCTGAACGCCCAGTTCGGACTCGATCCGATCCTGACCGGAGTGGGCTGCGTGGCCCTGGTCGCGCTGGTCGCCTTTGGCGGCGTCGAACGGATCGGTGCCGTGACGGGGCGGTTCGTGCCGGTCATGTGCGTCCTGTATCTGGGCATGGCACTCTGCGTTCTGTTCGTGCGCTCGGACATCGCGGTGGAGGTGTTCGGTCGGATCTTCCGCGAGGCCTTCACCGGCACCGCCGCGGCGGGAGGCGCGATGGGCATCGGCTTCCAGCAGGCGATGATGATCGGCGTTCGCCGCGCCGCGTTCTCGAACGAGGCGGGTCTCGGCACCGCGCCGCTCGCGCACGGCGCGGCGAGGACGAACGAACCGGTGCGCGAGGGCCTGGTGGCGATGCTCGGCCCCTTCATCGACACGATCGTCGTCTGCTCCCTCACCGCCTTCGTCATCCTTTCGAGCGGCCTCGAAACGGTCGGCGACATCACCGGTGTGTCCCTGACCGCGGACGCGGTCGAGAGCGCCCTGGGTGCGCCGGGTCGCGCCCTGCTGGTGCTGATCGTGATGATGTTCGCGATCTCCACGATGGTCAGCTACTCGTACTACGGCAAGCGCTGTTTCGCCTACCTGTTCGGCGCGAAGCGGGACGGGCTCTACACCTGGTTCTACCTCCTGGGCATCTTCGTCGGCGCCTGGTGGAGCGCCAGCATGGTGATCAACATGATCGACACCGCCCTGGCCATGATGGCGGTGCCGAACCTGATCGCGACGCTGCTCCTGGCGCCCAAGGTGAAGGCGGCGGCGACCGGCTACTTCAACCGGCTGCGGGCGGAGCGGAGAGGTTTGTCGTAG
- a CDS encoding pitrilysin family protein, with the protein MSGRVLVRFAVPVLLCLGLAPSVGAQGSAEIVAHPSELTYGPLDFELPDADGFRRELAGGVPTYLVPDRSLPLVDVTVRFRIGSWLEPAEQTGLASLTGELMRTGGAGELEAKAFDEAVEAVAGNFSAFIGSTSAGMSMNCLSTVLDECLDLFFSMLTEPRFDGDRLDLAKENELESLKQRNDDPVDVAGREGQWLLYGRDHVESRFVTAASLDAVARDDLVAFHRRYVHPGHMVVAAAGDFDSDELAAKLSALLDRFETEGRDQAPWPPQAAAYDPAPGVYVAQQDIPQGRVHIGHRTFQREDWGHPDHFALSMMDGVLGNGGFTTRLMKRIRSDEGLAYGAYSNFRIGSYWPSNLSITFQSKSETVAFAAKIALEEVDRIRTELVPEDELQTVKAAAIETFPSNFESAVAIASIFAQDEFLGRPHDYWRTYRANVEAVTPEEVKRVAERHLLPDRLVMLIVGNWEEIEPGDADGRATMAEVAGKIGGGVTMLPERDPVSLETVGQ; encoded by the coding sequence GTGAGCGGACGCGTGCTTGTGAGGTTTGCGGTTCCCGTCCTTCTCTGCCTCGGCCTGGCGCCGTCGGTCGGCGCCCAGGGCAGCGCCGAGATCGTCGCGCACCCGAGTGAACTGACGTACGGTCCACTCGACTTCGAGCTGCCTGACGCGGACGGTTTCCGCCGCGAACTGGCGGGGGGCGTTCCCACTTACCTCGTGCCGGACCGTTCGCTGCCACTGGTCGACGTCACGGTGCGGTTTCGCATCGGCTCCTGGCTGGAGCCCGCCGAGCAGACCGGGCTGGCCTCCCTGACCGGCGAACTGATGCGGACGGGCGGCGCCGGCGAACTGGAGGCGAAGGCCTTCGACGAGGCGGTGGAGGCGGTTGCCGGCAACTTCTCTGCCTTCATCGGCAGCACCAGCGCCGGGATGTCGATGAACTGCCTGTCGACCGTGCTCGACGAGTGCCTCGACCTCTTCTTCTCGATGCTCACCGAGCCCCGCTTCGACGGCGACCGGCTGGACCTGGCGAAGGAGAACGAGCTGGAGAGCCTCAAGCAGCGCAACGACGATCCGGTCGATGTCGCCGGCCGCGAAGGCCAGTGGCTGCTCTACGGGCGGGACCACGTGGAATCGCGGTTCGTCACCGCGGCGTCGCTGGACGCGGTAGCTCGCGATGACCTGGTGGCGTTTCACCGGCGCTACGTGCATCCCGGCCACATGGTCGTGGCGGCCGCTGGGGACTTCGACAGCGACGAACTCGCGGCCAAGCTCTCGGCGCTGCTCGACCGCTTCGAGACAGAGGGCCGCGACCAGGCGCCTTGGCCGCCCCAGGCGGCGGCGTACGATCCCGCGCCCGGCGTCTACGTGGCGCAGCAGGACATTCCGCAGGGGCGCGTGCACATCGGCCACCGCACCTTCCAGCGCGAGGACTGGGGCCATCCTGACCACTTCGCGCTGTCGATGATGGACGGGGTGCTCGGCAACGGCGGCTTCACCACCCGGCTGATGAAGCGGATCCGCTCCGACGAGGGGCTGGCCTACGGCGCCTACTCCAACTTCCGCATCGGCAGCTACTGGCCGAGCAACCTGAGCATCACCTTCCAGTCGAAGAGCGAGACGGTCGCCTTCGCGGCGAAGATCGCGCTGGAGGAGGTCGACCGGATACGAACGGAACTCGTCCCCGAGGACGAGCTCCAGACGGTCAAGGCGGCGGCGATCGAGACCTTCCCGAGCAACTTCGAGTCGGCCGTGGCCATCGCTTCCATCTTCGCGCAGGACGAGTTCCTGGGCCGCCCTCACGACTACTGGCGGACCTACCGGGCGAACGTCGAGGCGGTGACGCCGGAGGAGGTAAAGCGCGTGGCCGAACGGCATCTCCTGCCCGACAGGCTCGTCATGCTGATCGTCGGCAACTGGGAGGAGATCGAGCCGGGCGACGCCGACGGCCGCGCCACGATGGCCGAGGTGGCAGGGAAGATCGGCGGCGGGGTCACCATGCTGCCGGAGCGGGATCCGGTGAGTCTGGAAACGGTGGGCCAGTGA
- a CDS encoding pitrilysin family protein — protein sequence MIWPERRNGCAAAVRIGLLAVLAAALAWPADGAAQSAPTAAAVPVDEFELDNGMRFLLVSRPELTTVAAAWVAHVGSADERPGITGLAHFFEHMMFKGTHTIGTKDIERDLEIIAEQEAVQEKIRAELREQRRRYRLGEIDDPYDPAHRTDTLNALRAEFQELVEEQRELMVKDELDKVYTDGGGTSLNAFTSNDFTVYINQLPANRLELWFWLESDRLLNPVFREFYAERDVVYEERRLRTESTPTGRYDEQADAMFWQSHPYSWPVIGWASDLEVISKSQADEFFATYYAPNNLSAVLVGNFDPAEVRELAERYFGRLAPAERQAPDVVTLEAEQLAEKRMTAECDCQPQLQVRYHAVPFGHGDGYALDVVAGVLNGRTGRLYEQIVEGAELASSAAAFYEARKYAGVFNLRAETKGDATPEQLLAAWDGIVAELIAEPVPEDELAKVKNRVSADTYRQLRDPFFLMIQLAIMDALGDWRYLNTVAERTNEVTAEDVQRVAAKYFEPANRLVSLYYRKEGTEATETPSELEALPPEMRTALMSQAEAIAQIEDPAQLEMVLQQMEAQSAQVPEEMRPALDWMRGVIEGRLAELQEQAEFVEEDGEGGEQ from the coding sequence GTGATCTGGCCTGAACGAAGAAACGGCTGCGCGGCGGCGGTGCGGATCGGTCTGCTAGCCGTGCTGGCGGCGGCGCTCGCCTGGCCGGCCGACGGTGCGGCCCAGAGCGCACCGACGGCAGCCGCGGTGCCGGTCGATGAGTTCGAACTCGACAACGGAATGCGCTTCCTGCTGGTGAGCCGCCCGGAGCTGACGACCGTGGCCGCTGCGTGGGTGGCTCATGTCGGTTCCGCCGACGAGCGGCCGGGGATCACCGGCCTGGCCCACTTTTTCGAGCACATGATGTTCAAGGGCACCCACACGATCGGCACGAAGGACATCGAGCGCGACCTCGAGATCATCGCGGAGCAGGAGGCGGTCCAGGAGAAGATCCGCGCCGAACTGCGTGAACAGCGGCGGCGGTACCGGCTGGGCGAGATCGACGATCCGTACGATCCCGCTCACCGCACCGACACCCTGAACGCGCTGCGCGCCGAGTTCCAGGAGCTCGTGGAGGAGCAGCGGGAGCTCATGGTCAAGGACGAACTGGACAAGGTCTACACCGACGGCGGCGGCACGAGCTTGAACGCCTTCACCAGCAACGACTTTACGGTCTACATCAACCAGTTGCCGGCGAACCGGCTGGAACTCTGGTTCTGGCTCGAGTCGGATCGCCTGCTGAATCCGGTGTTCCGCGAGTTCTACGCCGAGCGGGACGTGGTGTACGAAGAGCGGCGTCTGCGCACCGAGTCGACGCCGACCGGACGCTACGACGAGCAGGCGGACGCCATGTTCTGGCAGTCCCATCCGTACAGTTGGCCGGTCATCGGTTGGGCCTCCGACCTGGAGGTGATCAGCAAGTCCCAGGCCGACGAGTTCTTCGCCACCTACTACGCACCGAACAACCTGAGCGCCGTGCTGGTCGGCAACTTCGATCCGGCCGAGGTGCGGGAACTGGCGGAGCGCTACTTCGGCCGCCTCGCGCCGGCCGAGCGGCAGGCGCCCGATGTCGTCACTCTCGAGGCCGAGCAACTGGCCGAGAAGCGGATGACGGCCGAGTGCGACTGCCAGCCCCAGCTCCAGGTGCGCTACCACGCGGTGCCGTTCGGTCACGGTGACGGTTATGCGCTCGATGTCGTCGCGGGCGTGCTGAACGGCCGCACCGGCCGTCTCTACGAGCAGATCGTGGAGGGCGCGGAGCTGGCGTCCAGTGCGGCTGCCTTCTACGAGGCGAGGAAGTACGCCGGCGTCTTCAACCTGCGCGCGGAGACAAAGGGCGACGCGACCCCCGAACAACTCCTGGCCGCCTGGGACGGGATCGTCGCGGAACTGATCGCCGAGCCGGTCCCGGAGGACGAGCTGGCCAAGGTCAAGAACCGCGTGTCGGCCGACACCTACCGGCAGCTCAGGGATCCGTTCTTCCTGATGATCCAGTTGGCGATCATGGACGCGCTCGGCGACTGGCGCTACCTGAACACCGTCGCGGAGCGGACCAACGAAGTGACGGCCGAGGACGTGCAGCGGGTGGCGGCGAAGTACTTCGAGCCAGCAAACCGTCTGGTCAGCCTGTACTACCGCAAGGAGGGAACCGAAGCGACGGAGACCCCGTCCGAGCTCGAAGCCCTGCCGCCGGAGATGCGGACGGCTCTCATGTCCCAGGCCGAGGCGATCGCCCAGATCGAGGATCCGGCCCAACTCGAGATGGTCCTCCAGCAGATGGAGGCCCAGTCGGCTCAGGTGCCGGAAGAGATGCGCCCGGCGCTCGACTGGATGCGCGGCGTGATCGAGGGGCGGCTGGCCGAGCTGCAGGAACAGGCTGAGTTTGTGGAAGAAGATGGCGAAGGAGGTGAGCAGTGA
- a CDS encoding co-chaperone GroES gives MSVRPLHDRVLVKRLEEEEQVRGGIIIPDAAKEKPQEAEVVAVGPGKMQENGERSALDVSVGDRVLIGKYSGSDIKIDDEDMVILREDEILAVVG, from the coding sequence GTGAGTGTACGTCCGCTTCATGACCGGGTGCTCGTCAAGAGGCTCGAAGAGGAGGAGCAGGTCCGGGGAGGCATCATCATCCCGGACGCTGCGAAGGAGAAGCCGCAGGAGGCCGAGGTCGTCGCCGTCGGCCCAGGCAAGATGCAGGAGAACGGCGAGCGTTCCGCGCTCGACGTCAGCGTTGGTGACCGCGTACTGATCGGAAAGTACTCCGGCAGCGACATCAAGATCGACGACGAAGACATGGTCATCCTGCGCGAGGACGAGATCCTCGCGGTCGTGGGATAG
- the groL gene encoding chaperonin GroEL (60 kDa chaperone family; promotes refolding of misfolded polypeptides especially under stressful conditions; forms two stacked rings of heptamers to form a barrel-shaped 14mer; ends can be capped by GroES; misfolded proteins enter the barrel where they are refolded when GroES binds): MAKQIVYSEDARGAVLRGVNKLADAVKVTLGPKGRNVVLEKSFGSPTITKDGVTVAKEIELKDGLENMGAQMVREVASKTSDVAGDGTTTATVLAQAILREGAKNVTAGANPMELKRGIELAVGAAVDAIHALAKDVKDSEEIANVGTISANNDAEIGQIIAEAMDKVGKDGVITVEEAKGLATELEVVEGMQFDRGYLSPYFVSDADRMECVLENCVVLLHEKKISSMKDLLPVLEQVAKQGKPMLIVAEDVEGEALATLVVNKLRGTLQAAAVKAPGFGDRRKAMLEDIAILTGGRVITEDLGIKLENVQWQDLGEAKKVVLSKDDTTIVTESGDTGRQAAIAGRVKQIRNQIEETTSDYDREKLQERLAKLVGGVAVIRVGAATETEMKEKKARVEDAMHATKAAVEEGVVPGGGVALLRAIDAVAGLSEDGDLGVGVDIVERALEEPTRQIAENAGVEGSVIVRDAKAETGSTGYNAATNGMEDLLAAGVIDPAKVTTTALQNAASIAGLMLTTEALVSEIKEEKPDAPPAPDMGGMGGMM, from the coding sequence ATGGCAAAGCAGATCGTCTACTCCGAGGACGCGCGCGGCGCGGTCCTGCGCGGAGTCAACAAGCTCGCCGACGCGGTCAAGGTGACGCTCGGCCCCAAGGGCCGCAACGTCGTCCTCGAGAAGTCGTTCGGCTCCCCCACGATCACCAAGGACGGCGTCACGGTCGCCAAGGAGATCGAACTGAAGGACGGCCTCGAGAACATGGGCGCGCAGATGGTGCGCGAGGTGGCTTCGAAGACCTCCGACGTGGCCGGTGACGGCACGACGACCGCAACGGTCCTGGCGCAGGCGATCCTGCGCGAAGGCGCGAAGAACGTGACGGCCGGCGCCAATCCGATGGAGCTGAAGCGCGGAATCGAGCTCGCGGTGGGCGCCGCCGTCGACGCCATTCACGCCCTTGCCAAGGACGTGAAGGACAGCGAGGAGATCGCCAACGTCGGCACGATTTCCGCGAACAACGACGCCGAGATCGGCCAGATCATCGCCGAGGCGATGGACAAGGTCGGCAAGGACGGCGTGATCACGGTCGAGGAGGCCAAGGGCCTGGCGACCGAGCTCGAGGTCGTCGAAGGCATGCAGTTCGACCGCGGTTACCTGTCGCCCTACTTCGTCAGCGACGCGGACCGCATGGAGTGCGTGCTCGAGAACTGCGTCGTGCTCCTGCACGAGAAGAAGATCAGCTCGATGAAGGACCTGCTTCCGGTCCTCGAGCAGGTCGCCAAGCAGGGCAAGCCGATGCTGATCGTCGCCGAGGACGTCGAGGGCGAGGCGCTGGCCACCCTGGTCGTCAACAAGTTGCGCGGCACGCTGCAGGCGGCCGCGGTCAAGGCACCGGGCTTCGGCGATCGCCGCAAGGCGATGCTCGAGGACATCGCGATCCTCACAGGCGGCCGGGTGATCACCGAGGACCTCGGCATCAAGCTCGAGAACGTCCAGTGGCAGGACCTCGGCGAGGCGAAGAAGGTCGTCCTCTCCAAGGACGACACGACGATCGTCACCGAGTCCGGCGACACCGGTCGCCAGGCCGCGATCGCCGGTCGGGTCAAGCAGATCCGCAACCAGATCGAGGAGACAACTTCCGACTACGACCGCGAGAAGCTCCAGGAGCGGCTGGCGAAGCTGGTCGGCGGTGTCGCCGTGATCCGGGTGGGCGCCGCGACCGAGACCGAGATGAAGGAGAAGAAGGCTCGGGTCGAGGACGCGATGCACGCGACCAAGGCGGCCGTCGAGGAAGGCGTCGTCCCGGGTGGCGGCGTGGCCCTGCTGCGGGCAATCGACGCCGTCGCCGGACTCTCCGAGGACGGCGACCTGGGCGTCGGCGTCGACATCGTCGAGCGCGCGCTCGAGGAGCCGACCCGGCAGATCGCCGAGAACGCCGGCGTCGAGGGTTCGGTCATCGTCCGCGACGCGAAGGCGGAGACCGGCTCGACCGGCTACAACGCCGCGACGAACGGCATGGAGGACCTGCTCGCCGCTGGGGTCATCGACCCGGCCAAGGTCACCACGACGGCGCTGCAGAACGCCGCGTCGATCGCCGGCCTGATGCTGACCACGGAGGCTCTCGTCTCCGAGATCAAGGAAGAGAAGCCGGACGCCCCGCCCGCCCCCGACATGGGCGGCATGGGCGGCATGATGTAG
- a CDS encoding VWA domain-containing protein: MWLFGAAAVSGQTPDRAFVESVDVEVIEVDVVVTDRKGRPVRGLGRDDFELYADGERVEISNFAEFESILGAKPAGVTRSGSHGASSAGAASNLTVVLYLDDANLHGPHRTRALRRLAEAVTPWRDWGARYMLATFRDRLEIVTPPTPDLDRVLEAAALRRRATTRGLAQHVARQRAILEIVETDPACDGPYMAIARRHAAEEANRVAAAVAGLADLVSVLGGVPGKKAVLYVSDSLPRQPGEAVWSYLAHQHCANDRRATSRLMSELAGSDESRRFDLLTRHANANRVTFYAVDAAGVRAGLAADASLPLGMSSSLFENDSVHRLSSQSGMHAIAAETGGKLLANSNDLVELLLEASEQLEAAYSLGFMPAKRRPGKVRKLRVELAPHAAAGRRVQHRESYRDKPLSERLADRLLATTYLGDLDNPLSIKVGFDPPNKTGRKRFKLGVNVVVPEESVLLLPGPGRKRAELRLWLLALDRKNGVRTAAREKVVTLGRRGVTAKAGVYWFNISMKLARSEYDVAVGVRDEISGEMSLLRLPVDVAPSPKKARQKRSRDRSAATAGS; this comes from the coding sequence GTGTGGCTCTTCGGTGCCGCCGCGGTAAGCGGCCAGACGCCGGACCGGGCCTTCGTGGAGTCGGTCGATGTCGAGGTGATCGAGGTCGACGTCGTCGTGACGGACCGCAAGGGTCGACCGGTGCGCGGGCTCGGCCGGGACGACTTCGAGCTCTACGCCGACGGCGAGCGAGTCGAGATCAGCAACTTCGCGGAGTTCGAGTCGATTCTGGGCGCGAAGCCGGCCGGGGTCACGCGGTCCGGGAGTCACGGCGCGTCCTCGGCCGGTGCCGCAAGCAATTTGACGGTGGTGCTCTACCTCGACGACGCGAACCTCCACGGTCCGCATCGGACGCGGGCGCTGAGACGGCTTGCCGAGGCGGTAACGCCTTGGCGAGACTGGGGTGCCCGCTACATGCTGGCGACGTTCCGCGACCGTCTGGAGATCGTGACGCCGCCGACGCCGGATCTGGACCGGGTTCTGGAGGCGGCGGCGCTTCGGCGCCGGGCCACGACCCGCGGTCTGGCTCAGCACGTGGCGAGGCAAAGGGCCATCCTGGAGATCGTCGAGACGGATCCGGCATGCGATGGGCCTTACATGGCGATCGCGCGCCGGCACGCAGCGGAGGAAGCGAACCGCGTCGCCGCCGCGGTGGCCGGACTCGCCGACCTGGTGAGCGTACTCGGGGGCGTTCCGGGCAAGAAGGCGGTCCTCTACGTGAGCGACAGTCTGCCTCGGCAACCGGGAGAGGCGGTGTGGAGCTATCTGGCGCATCAGCACTGCGCGAACGACCGCCGGGCGACCTCGCGACTCATGTCGGAGCTTGCCGGTTCCGACGAAAGCAGGCGTTTCGATCTGCTGACGCGCCACGCCAACGCGAACCGGGTCACGTTCTACGCCGTGGACGCTGCCGGTGTACGCGCCGGGTTGGCAGCCGACGCGTCGCTGCCTCTGGGCATGTCGTCTTCCCTGTTCGAGAACGACTCCGTACATCGGCTGAGCTCTCAGAGCGGCATGCACGCGATCGCCGCCGAGACCGGAGGCAAGCTGCTGGCGAACTCGAACGATCTGGTCGAGCTGCTGCTAGAGGCGTCGGAGCAGCTAGAGGCGGCCTACTCGCTCGGCTTCATGCCGGCAAAGCGGCGTCCCGGCAAGGTGCGGAAGCTCCGAGTCGAACTCGCTCCGCACGCGGCGGCGGGCAGGAGAGTCCAGCACCGGGAGAGCTACCGGGACAAGCCCCTGTCGGAGCGGCTGGCGGACCGGCTGCTTGCCACGACGTACCTGGGCGATCTCGACAATCCACTCTCGATCAAGGTCGGCTTTGACCCGCCGAACAAGACCGGCCGGAAGCGCTTCAAGCTCGGCGTCAACGTGGTCGTGCCTGAGGAGTCCGTGCTACTGCTGCCGGGACCGGGCCGGAAGCGGGCGGAACTCCGGCTCTGGCTCCTCGCTCTGGACCGCAAGAACGGCGTTCGCACGGCCGCGAGGGAGAAAGTCGTCACCCTGGGCCGCCGCGGAGTGACCGCCAAGGCCGGCGTCTATTGGTTCAACATCTCCATGAAGCTCGCCCGCAGCGAGTACGACGTCGCGGTCGGCGTTCGAGACGAGATCAGTGGCGAGATGTCTCTCCTCCGATTGCCGGTGGACGTGGCGCCGTCGCCCAAGAAGGCGCGACAGAAGCGCTCCCGCGACCGGAGTGCCGCGACGGCGGGGAGTTGA
- a CDS encoding PDZ domain-containing protein: protein MAGSVLALGLCVAAYADGESDKPGYLGFGFEVDPNSGLLTVLYVVPGTPAETAGIRESDVLKMVSGAEVRFASHREALDSLGSKVREGVPVEFAFQRGGRLRSMVVVPTEPPLGLAARNEALLRCSDSALPDRRRDLPP from the coding sequence GTGGCCGGTTCGGTGCTGGCTCTCGGATTGTGCGTTGCCGCGTATGCTGACGGGGAATCCGACAAGCCGGGTTACTTGGGGTTCGGGTTCGAGGTCGATCCGAACTCGGGGCTGCTGACAGTCCTCTACGTGGTGCCGGGAACTCCTGCGGAGACGGCCGGCATCAGAGAGAGTGATGTTCTGAAGATGGTCTCGGGGGCGGAGGTGCGATTCGCGTCGCATCGCGAGGCCCTGGACAGCCTGGGGAGCAAGGTCAGGGAAGGTGTTCCTGTCGAGTTTGCCTTCCAGCGCGGCGGACGACTCCGCTCCATGGTTGTGGTGCCGACCGAACCCCCGCTCGGTCTGGCCGCAAGGAACGAAGCACTGCTGCGCTGTTCCGATTCTGCGCTGCCGGATCGCAGACGCGACCTGCCACCCTGA